One genomic region from Nymphaea colorata isolate Beijing-Zhang1983 chromosome 12, ASM883128v2, whole genome shotgun sequence encodes:
- the LOC116266022 gene encoding uncharacterized protein LOC116266022 isoform X3 → MEASRGMVGMENPLTFKAGQVFTGFGVGCGIGIGVGGPRNLGAIPVLNQVMSATRGATDAVSGIGAHVNSSLRRLGMKGIEAGVGCGLGVGHGFGVGVALKPGVMNHIQSCVGQMMVKMMKNLGGIPGFSVGHNLIPRPTQIGSKFVDETFKRNEISSGDIHQIASKVSESRSHSLVGERRILPQTSFDSRYEKIINNFLNSPLLQDEKAMEVNELASKLQTENNVLQMILVNTATQW, encoded by the exons ATGGAGGCTTCCAGGGGAATGGTGGGGATGGAGAATCCCCTTACTTTCAAAGCAGGGCAGGTCTTTACAGGCTTTGGAGTTGGATGTGGGATTGGAATCGGAGTTGGCGGGCCACGAAATTTAG GTGCAATTCCAGTACTGAATCAGGTGATGAGCGCCACCAGGGGTGCAACGGATGCTGTTTCTGGCATTGGAGCCCATGTGAATAGCTCT ctaAGAAGGTTGGGGATGAAGGGCATTGAGGCTGGTGTAGGTTGTGGACTTGGCGTTGGTCATGGTTTTGGTGTTG GTGTTGCTCTGAAACCTGGGGTGATGAATCATATCCAATCCTGTGTTGGG CAAATGATGGTAAAGATGATGAAGAATCTAGGAGGTATTCCTGGATTTTCTGTTGGTCACAACCTTATCCCTCGACCAACACAGATTGGAAGTAAGTTTGTTGATGAGAcctttaaaagaaatgaaatttccAGTGGAGATATCCACCAGATAGCATCCAAAGTTTCTGAGAGTAGATCACATAGTTTGGTTGGAGAAAGGAGAATTCTACCACAAACTTCATTTGACAGTCGATATGAAAAGATCATCAACAACTTTTTGAACAGTCCACTCTTGCAAGATGAGAAGGCAATGGAGGTTAATGAGCTG GCTAGCAAGTTGCAGACAGAGAATAATGTTTTGCAAATG ATATTAGTGAACACTGCGACTCAATGGTGA
- the LOC116266037 gene encoding blue copper protein-like, which translates to MALVKLLALAFLLAVPISATDYTVGDASGWTLGVDYNNWVSGKTFQVGDRLVFTYGSTHTVDEVNQASYTSCSSSSPISSASDGNTTITLNTAGTHYFICATSGHCLQGMKVQIPVTGSAAGSPSGSPSTPSPPGAQSMGVSLTSYSMSSMVMAVSSVVVVALGLGC; encoded by the exons ATGGCTCTGGTGAAGCTCCTTGCCTTAGCATTTCTCTTGGCGGTTCCAATCTCTGCAACTGATTACACAGTTGGAGACGCCTCTGGTTGGACTCTTGGTGTTGATTACAACAACTGGGTTTCTGGAAAGACTTTCCAAGTTGGCGATCGTCTCG TGTTCACCTACGGCTCAACTCACACAGTGGATGAAGTGAATCAGGCAAGCTACACCAGTTGCTCTTCCTCAAGCCCCATCAGCTCCGCCAGCGATGGGAACACCACCATCACCCTTAACACCGCGGGGACTCACTACTTCATCTGCGCCACCTCCGGCCACTGCCTACAGGGCATGAAGGTCCAGATTCCGGTGACTGGCTCCGCCGCAGGCTCGCCGTCCGGGTCGCCCTCAACTCCCAGTCCTCCCGGTGCCCAGTCAATGGGTGTGTCTCTGACTTCATACTCCATGAGCTCTATGGTGATGGCAGTTTCATCCGTGGTGGTTGTCGCGCTTGGTCTTGGATGCTAG
- the LOC116266022 gene encoding uncharacterized protein LOC116266022 isoform X1 yields MEASRGMVGMENPLTFKAGQVFTGFGVGCGIGIGVGGPRNLGAIPVLNQVMSATRGATDAVSGIGAHVNSSLRRLGMKGIEAGVGCGLGVGHGFGVGVALKPGVMNHIQSCVGQMMVKMMKNLGGIPGFSVGHNLIPRPTQIGSKFVDETFKRNEISSGDIHQIASKVSESRSHSLVGERRILPQTSFDSRYEKIINNFLNSPLLQDEKAMEVNELASKLQTENNVLQMLLKHQKIIDELTEENEKLRQILIKEFNVSPEKFKTSSDERWKLDTTCADCFECRRRRRKSRR; encoded by the exons ATGGAGGCTTCCAGGGGAATGGTGGGGATGGAGAATCCCCTTACTTTCAAAGCAGGGCAGGTCTTTACAGGCTTTGGAGTTGGATGTGGGATTGGAATCGGAGTTGGCGGGCCACGAAATTTAG GTGCAATTCCAGTACTGAATCAGGTGATGAGCGCCACCAGGGGTGCAACGGATGCTGTTTCTGGCATTGGAGCCCATGTGAATAGCTCT ctaAGAAGGTTGGGGATGAAGGGCATTGAGGCTGGTGTAGGTTGTGGACTTGGCGTTGGTCATGGTTTTGGTGTTG GTGTTGCTCTGAAACCTGGGGTGATGAATCATATCCAATCCTGTGTTGGG CAAATGATGGTAAAGATGATGAAGAATCTAGGAGGTATTCCTGGATTTTCTGTTGGTCACAACCTTATCCCTCGACCAACACAGATTGGAAGTAAGTTTGTTGATGAGAcctttaaaagaaatgaaatttccAGTGGAGATATCCACCAGATAGCATCCAAAGTTTCTGAGAGTAGATCACATAGTTTGGTTGGAGAAAGGAGAATTCTACCACAAACTTCATTTGACAGTCGATATGAAAAGATCATCAACAACTTTTTGAACAGTCCACTCTTGCAAGATGAGAAGGCAATGGAGGTTAATGAGCTG GCTAGCAAGTTGCAGACAGAGAATAATGTTTTGCAAATG CTATTGAAACATCAGAAGATCATCGATGAACTGACTGAAGAGAATGAGAAGTTGCGCCAAATTCTCATCAAAGAGTTTAATGTTTCACCAGAAAAGTTTAAAACAAGCAGCGATGAAAGATGGAAACTTGATACCACATGTGCCGACTGTTTTGAGTGCCGGAGACGGCGCAGGAAATCCCGCAGATGA
- the LOC116266022 gene encoding uncharacterized protein LOC116266022 isoform X2, whose product MNVGNFFSRNASENRRENNGAIPVLNQVMSATRGATDAVSGIGAHVNSSLRRLGMKGIEAGVGCGLGVGHGFGVGVALKPGVMNHIQSCVGQMMVKMMKNLGGIPGFSVGHNLIPRPTQIGSKFVDETFKRNEISSGDIHQIASKVSESRSHSLVGERRILPQTSFDSRYEKIINNFLNSPLLQDEKAMEVNELASKLQTENNVLQMLLKHQKIIDELTEENEKLRQILIKEFNVSPEKFKTSSDERWKLDTTCADCFECRRRRRKSRR is encoded by the exons atgAACGTTGGTAACTTCTTCAGCAGGAACGCTAGTGAAAATCGACGTGAAAATAATG GTGCAATTCCAGTACTGAATCAGGTGATGAGCGCCACCAGGGGTGCAACGGATGCTGTTTCTGGCATTGGAGCCCATGTGAATAGCTCT ctaAGAAGGTTGGGGATGAAGGGCATTGAGGCTGGTGTAGGTTGTGGACTTGGCGTTGGTCATGGTTTTGGTGTTG GTGTTGCTCTGAAACCTGGGGTGATGAATCATATCCAATCCTGTGTTGGG CAAATGATGGTAAAGATGATGAAGAATCTAGGAGGTATTCCTGGATTTTCTGTTGGTCACAACCTTATCCCTCGACCAACACAGATTGGAAGTAAGTTTGTTGATGAGAcctttaaaagaaatgaaatttccAGTGGAGATATCCACCAGATAGCATCCAAAGTTTCTGAGAGTAGATCACATAGTTTGGTTGGAGAAAGGAGAATTCTACCACAAACTTCATTTGACAGTCGATATGAAAAGATCATCAACAACTTTTTGAACAGTCCACTCTTGCAAGATGAGAAGGCAATGGAGGTTAATGAGCTG GCTAGCAAGTTGCAGACAGAGAATAATGTTTTGCAAATG CTATTGAAACATCAGAAGATCATCGATGAACTGACTGAAGAGAATGAGAAGTTGCGCCAAATTCTCATCAAAGAGTTTAATGTTTCACCAGAAAAGTTTAAAACAAGCAGCGATGAAAGATGGAAACTTGATACCACATGTGCCGACTGTTTTGAGTGCCGGAGACGGCGCAGGAAATCCCGCAGATGA